One window of Polyangiaceae bacterium genomic DNA carries:
- a CDS encoding hydroxymethylglutaryl-CoA lyase yields the protein MSSSPAMLSHLPDRVSVYEVSPRDGLQNEAAPIPLEAKVRLVDALMRAGLARIELTSFVSPRWVPQLADADELCRSVSAPAGVTLSALCPNAKGFERAKAAGLEEIAVFMSASETHNKKNTNKSIQQSLSTFEEVVPPAVAAGMRVRAYISTVWGCPYEGDVDPKVSLDVTKKLLDLGCYQVSLSDTIGVGTPLQTRKILEMVCAEVPKENIALHFHDTRGTALSNALVGLELGLRDFDASVGGLGGCPYAPGAAGNLATEDLVFMLHGMGVATGVDLDLLIEAGRVAENVVGRRLPGKVHLAGLPRIRS from the coding sequence ATGAGCAGTAGCCCCGCCATGCTGTCCCACCTACCCGATCGGGTCTCCGTCTACGAGGTGTCCCCACGCGATGGGCTCCAGAACGAGGCGGCGCCCATCCCCCTGGAGGCGAAGGTACGCCTGGTGGACGCGTTGATGCGTGCGGGTCTGGCCCGCATCGAACTGACGAGCTTCGTGTCGCCGCGCTGGGTGCCGCAACTAGCGGACGCTGACGAACTCTGTCGCTCGGTCAGTGCACCTGCAGGGGTCACCCTCTCTGCATTGTGTCCCAACGCCAAAGGCTTCGAGCGCGCCAAAGCCGCTGGGCTCGAAGAGATCGCTGTCTTCATGAGCGCCAGCGAGACGCACAACAAGAAGAACACGAACAAGTCGATTCAGCAGTCACTTTCCACCTTCGAGGAGGTCGTGCCTCCGGCCGTTGCAGCAGGGATGCGGGTCCGTGCCTACATCTCCACGGTTTGGGGCTGTCCCTACGAAGGGGATGTGGACCCGAAGGTCAGTCTGGACGTGACGAAGAAGCTGCTCGATCTGGGCTGCTACCAAGTGTCCTTGAGTGACACCATCGGGGTAGGCACACCGCTGCAGACGCGCAAGATCTTGGAGATGGTGTGCGCCGAAGTGCCAAAGGAGAACATCGCACTGCACTTCCACGACACCCGCGGCACGGCGCTCTCCAATGCGCTGGTCGGGCTGGAGCTGGGTTTGCGTGACTTCGACGCCTCCGTGGGCGGTCTTGGGGGCTGCCCCTACGCACCGGGTGCCGCCGGCAATCTCGCCACCGAAGACCTGGTGTTCATGCTGCACGGCATGGGAGTCGCTACCGGGGTGGACTTGGACTTGCTGATTGAAGCGGGCCGCGTCGCCGAGAACGTCGTCGGCCGACGACTCCCGGGCAAGGTGCACCTCGCCGGCCTGCCGCGCATCCGCTCCTGA
- the purF gene encoding amidophosphoribosyltransferase codes for MCGVFGIFGHPEAANLTYLGLHALQHRGQESAGIVATDGDQLFLHRGMGHVIDVFPTEQLARLPGKHAIGHVRYSTAGGSFLKNAQPIAVDYARGSLALAHNGNLTNADALREKLEERGSIFQSASDTEVIVHLTAISTQRRVEDRIADALSQVRGAYSLLCLTDHSLVAARDPMGIRPLCLGVMPGNGNAYVVASEPTSFDLIDAEFVRDVEPGEMLVFDERGMRSERPFPAASRHSCIFEYIYFSRPDSTLDGVSVYEARKALGRTLAQHHGVEADLVIPVPDSGVPATIGYAEQAGIPFEMGLVRSHYVGRTFIEPQQSIRHFGVRLKLNPISDALQGKRVIVVDDSIVRGTTSRKIVKMLRDAGAREVHMRISSPPTRWPCYYGIDTPTRGELIASSHDVAEINQYITSDTLDYLTLDEMVRAVVDTQARGSQRSGGAKRSSLPVVGNERDGFCHACFSGDYPVEFLPHPRHRNSKLVES; via the coding sequence ATGTGCGGCGTGTTTGGAATATTCGGGCATCCCGAGGCGGCCAATCTCACCTATCTGGGTCTCCACGCCCTACAGCATCGCGGACAGGAGAGCGCAGGCATCGTCGCCACCGACGGTGATCAGCTCTTTCTACATCGAGGCATGGGGCACGTGATCGACGTCTTCCCAACGGAGCAACTGGCGCGCCTCCCCGGCAAACACGCCATCGGCCATGTGCGCTACTCCACTGCGGGCGGGTCGTTTCTCAAGAACGCTCAACCCATTGCCGTCGACTACGCGCGCGGTTCTTTGGCGCTAGCCCACAACGGCAACCTGACGAACGCCGATGCGTTGCGCGAGAAGCTCGAGGAGCGCGGCTCGATCTTCCAAAGCGCCTCGGACACCGAGGTCATCGTGCACTTGACGGCGATCAGCACGCAACGTCGCGTCGAGGACCGGATTGCGGACGCGCTCAGTCAGGTCCGAGGCGCCTACTCACTGCTCTGCCTGACGGATCACTCCTTGGTCGCGGCCCGGGACCCGATGGGCATTCGCCCCCTCTGCCTGGGTGTGATGCCGGGCAACGGCAACGCCTACGTCGTGGCGAGCGAACCGACCAGCTTCGATCTAATCGACGCAGAGTTCGTTCGCGACGTGGAGCCCGGCGAAATGCTGGTGTTCGACGAGCGAGGCATGCGCAGCGAGCGCCCCTTCCCCGCGGCAAGTCGGCACTCCTGCATCTTCGAGTACATCTACTTCTCACGCCCTGACTCCACTCTCGACGGCGTCAGCGTCTACGAAGCGCGCAAAGCCCTCGGACGCACCCTGGCCCAGCATCACGGAGTCGAGGCCGATCTAGTAATTCCGGTGCCCGACAGCGGCGTCCCCGCCACCATCGGCTACGCAGAGCAGGCGGGCATTCCCTTTGAAATGGGGCTGGTGCGCAGCCACTACGTCGGCCGCACCTTCATCGAGCCACAACAGAGCATTCGTCACTTCGGCGTGCGACTGAAGCTCAACCCCATCAGCGACGCGCTTCAGGGCAAGCGCGTCATCGTGGTGGACGACAGCATCGTGCGCGGCACCACTAGTCGCAAGATCGTGAAGATGTTGCGAGACGCTGGCGCCAGAGAGGTGCACATGCGCATCTCCAGCCCACCCACGCGTTGGCCTTGCTACTACGGCATCGACACTCCGACCCGCGGAGAACTCATCGCATCGAGCCACGACGTGGCGGAGATCAATCAGTACATCACGAGTGACACCTTGGACTACCTGACCCTGGACGAGATGGTGCGGGCGGTGGTGGACACCCAGGCCCGTGGCAGCCAGCGGTCGGGCGGCGCCAAGCGTTCGTCCTTGCCGGTAGTGGGCAACGAGCGCGACGGCTTCTGTCACGCCTGTTTCAGCGGTGACTACCCCGTGGAGTTCCTGCCGCACCCGCGCCACCGTAACTCCAAGTTGGTAGAAAGTTGA